A genomic stretch from Echeneis naucrates chromosome 6, fEcheNa1.1, whole genome shotgun sequence includes:
- the lingo4b gene encoding leucine-rich repeat and immunoglobulin-like domain-containing nogo receptor-interacting protein 4b, with translation MFVESVVRWGAWSFLLQFGLSVSAGGCPPRCMCRPEATEVICSGKHLNSVPEGFNDARRLDLSHNKIKTVGRRQFSGLLQLQELDLSDNIISMIEVEAFQGLQNLRTLRIKNNRLKIIPVGVFSGLSSLRFLDLSQNEILVFLDYTFKEMVSLQTLEAGENDLVFISQRAFYGLQSLQELNLDRSNLTSIPTEALSQLQSLVRLRLLRLSISTLSNNAFRRLHRLRSLVIANWPALDTMASNSLIGLNLTSLVISSCNLSTVPYSALRHLVYLRFLDLSYNPITAIQGNLLGDLLRLQELHLAGGSLLRIEPGAFRGLAYFRILNVTSNQLTTLEESVFHSVGNLQVLRLDGNPLACDCRLLWVVRRRLRLNFDGHQPTCSSPDTVRQRDFRDFSEKELPRLFTCRPARIMDRRPQEAKVEEGTTVLFSCKADGDPVPSITWISSHKNVVSLTGRIRVLPNGTLEVRFAQVQDSGTYQCLAGNAAGNDSLTVGLYVRGLPRNRTIPTFSDEGWVESSSPQAANSSAQMAKPYPFDAKTLIIATTMGFLSFLSSVAICFVFMFFWSQSKGQIKHTATIDFVPRSSMGGGGDGGDGGKFTMKLI, from the coding sequence ATGTTCGTGGAGTCGGTCGTCCGATGGGGGGCGTGGAGCTTCCTGCTCCAGTTCGGACTGAGCGTTTCTGCAGGAGGCTGTCCTCCACGCTGCATGTGTCGACCAGAGGCAACAGAAGTCATCTGCTCTGGGAAACATCTGAATTCTGTGCCGGAGGGCTTCAATGATGCCAGACGTTTGGATTTATCCCACAATAAGATTAAGACGGTGGGGCGCCGCCAGTTCTCCGGCCTCCTGCAACTTCAAGAGTTGGACCTCAGTGATAATATAATCTCCATGATTGAGGTGGAGGCTTTCCAGGGCCTTCAGAACCTCAGGACGCTTCGGATTAAGAATAACCGACTCAAGATAATCCCAGTCGGGGTGTTTTCTGGCCTGTCCAGTCTGCGCTTTCTGGATTTGAGCCAGAATGAGATTCTAGTTTTCCTGGACTACACCTTCAAAGAAATGGTGAGCTTGCAAACGCTGGAGGCCGGAGAGAATGACTTGGTTTTTATCTCTCAGCGGGCTTTCTACGGTCTGCAGAGTCTGCAGGAGCTCAACTTGGATCGTAGCAATCTGACATCCATCCCCACCGAGGCGCTGTCCCAGCTCCAGAGCCTGGTGCGTCTTCGGCTGCTGCGTCTCAGCATTTCGACACTTTCCAACAACGCTTTCCGCCGGCTCCATCGCCTGCGCAGCCTCGTGATTGCAAACTGGCCAGCGCTGGACACCATGGCGAGCAACAGCCTTATTGGCCTCAATTTGACCTCGCTCGTCATCAGCAGTTGCAACTTGAGCACTGTTCCTTACTCAGCACTCCGTCACTTGGTTTACCTGCGCTTCTTGGACCTGTCCTACAACCCCATCACTGCTATCCAAGGTAATCTGTTAGGGGACCTCCTGAGACTCCAAGAGTTGCACCTAGCAGGAGGGAGCCTGCTACGAATAGAGCCAGGGGCCTTTCGGGGACTGGCCTACTTCCGTATCCTAAATGTGACATCTAATCAACTCACAACTTTGGAGGAGAGCGTCTTCCACTCTGTGGGGAACCTTCAGGTGCTGCGGTTGGACGGGAATCCCCTTGCATGTGACTGCCGCCTTCTGTGGGTGGTCCGCCGCAGATTGCGCTTGAACTTTGATGGACATCAACCCACCTGTTCCTCTCCAGATACAGTGCGACAACGTGACTTCAGGGACTTCTCAGAGAAAGAGCTCCCGAGGCTGTTCACCTGCCGCCCCGCTCGTATCATGGATCGCCGGCCCCAGGAGGCAAAAGTCGAGGAAGGCACCACAGTTCTCTTCTCCTGTAAAGCTGATGGGGATCCGGTCCCATCTATCACCTGGATCTCATCCCACAAGAACGTAGTCTCTCTGACGGGAAGGATCAGAGTTTTGCCCAATGGTACCCTAGAAGTGCGTTTTGCCCAAGTTCAGGACAGTGGCACGTACCAGTGCCTGGCGGGCAACGCTGCCGGCAACGACAGCCTGACTGTTGGCCTCTATGTGAGAGGCCTCCCCCGTAACCGAACCATCCCCACCTTCTCCGACGAAGGCTGGGTGGAGTCTTCGAGCCCCCAAGCTGCCAACTCCTCCGCTCAAATGGCCAAGCCGTACCCGTTTGATGCAAAGACCCTGATCATCGCCACCACCATGGGATTCCTGTCCTTCCTCAGCTCGGTGGCCATTTGCTTTGTCTTCATGTTCTTCTGGAGCCAGAGCAAAGGACAGATCAAACACACGGCAACAATTGACTTCGTTCCCCGGTCTTCCATGGGCGGCGGAGGGGACGGAGGTGACGGTGGCAAGTTCACCATGAAACTTATTTAA